AGCACTGCGAGAACGGAATCCCGAAGCTCAGCGGCGAGATCCGCATCAACGCCGACACCTCGCTGTATGTCGTGTCGCCCTCCGATTTCACGGTCCAGGTCCACACCCCGGTCCACTTCGACATCTCGGCGGTGGATGCCGGCGGGCTACCGACTCAGCTCTCGCTCGACTCGCCGCCCGCGGGCGCGACGTTCGTCGATCACGGAAACGGCACCGGCACCTTCGACTGGCCGGCCGGTCCCGCCAGCGCCGGAGACTTCGTGATCGTGTTCCACGCCCGCGACACCGCCGGCAAGACCGCCGTCGGCGCGACCACGATCCACGCGTTTGGCGCGGATCTCATCAGCATCGCCAGCGATCCCGGCGACTACATCGGCGGCGGCCAGAGCCACCACTTCACCCACGCCGACGGCGCCTTCACGCTGCATGCGCTGCAGGGCCGCGGGGCGGAGGTCACGTTCAACGGATCCGGGCAGAGCTGGATGTTCGACCTGCTGCCGCCCTACGCGCGAGCGCTTCAGCCCGGCATCTACCTGAACGCGACGCGCTATCCATTCCAGGCGGCCAACGACCCCGGCCTGTCGGTGACCGCGAACTCGGGCGGATGCAACACGCTGACGGGCTCCTTCCAGGTGCGCAGCGTGACGTTCGACTCGAACTCCGACGTCTCTTCACTGTGGGCCACGCTCGAGCAGCACTGCGAGGGCATCGCTCCCAAATTGCTGGCCGAGATTCGAATCAACGTGGACACGGCGGTTTACGTCGGCTCTCCCGCCGACGCTTTCACGCCGCCGGGCGTGCCGCTCGCGTTCGACGTCTCCGCGCACGACACGCGCGGTTTCGGCGTGACCCTCTCGGCTGCGGGGGTGCCGGCCGGCGCGCAGTTCGTAGACCATGGCGACGGGACGGGCACGCTCGCCTGGCATGCTCCCGGGCCCCCCGCGATCGTGGTCCCCGTGACGTTCACGGCCCACAGCGCGCATGGTGAGATGGCCACCTCGATCACCAACATCCACGTGCTCAATCCGACGTTCCTCAACATGGCGAGCGACCCGGGCGACTACATCGGCGGTGGCGCGACCTACCATTTCACCTCCGCCAATGCGACATTTTCAGGATACGGAAGCCCCGGCTACGTCAACATGTCCGTCACCGGCGGTCAGGACTGGTTCTACCTCGATTTCTCGGCGCCCTACGGTCAGGTGCTCGCCCCCGGGAGCTACCCGGGCACGATGCGTTTCAATGGAACAGGAAATCCCGGGCTCGACGTCTCCGGCGACGGTCGCGGGTGCAACACGTCGACCGGCACCTTCACCGTGAAGGCGATCGGCTTCGATCCGCTCGGCAATCTCTCGACCTTCTGGTCGACGTTCACGCAGCACTGCGAAGGCGGCCCCTCCGCGCTCTCGGGCGAGATCTATTACGTGACCGACGCCGTCGTGCCGGCGCTGGCCTCGCTGGTGCGAAGCGACGCATCGAACGGCGAGGTGTCGCTGCGCTGGCTGGCGGATGGTCGCCGCTCCCAGCCCGCGCGAGTCTTTCGCAGGACTCGCGAGACGCCCTGGGAGGAGCGCACCACCGTCATGGCGGACGGCTCGGGCTATCTCGAC
Above is a genomic segment from Candidatus Sulfotelmatobacter sp. containing:
- a CDS encoding T9SS type A sorting domain-containing protein; its protein translation is GHDLTPGAYVGAHRYPFQASTEPGLDISGNGRGCNQLSGLFIVRQITTDPSNNVTSFWATFEQHCENGIPKLSGEIRINADTSLYVVSPSDFTVQVHTPVHFDISAVDAGGLPTQLSLDSPPAGATFVDHGNGTGTFDWPAGPASAGDFVIVFHARDTAGKTAVGATTIHAFGADLISIASDPGDYIGGGQSHHFTHADGAFTLHALQGRGAEVTFNGSGQSWMFDLLPPYARALQPGIYLNATRYPFQAANDPGLSVTANSGGCNTLTGSFQVRSVTFDSNSDVSSLWATLEQHCEGIAPKLLAEIRINVDTAVYVGSPADAFTPPGVPLAFDVSAHDTRGFGVTLSAAGVPAGAQFVDHGDGTGTLAWHAPGPPAIVVPVTFTAHSAHGEMATSITNIHVLNPTFLNMASDPGDYIGGGATYHFTSANATFSGYGSPGYVNMSVTGGQDWFYLDFSAPYGQVLAPGSYPGTMRFNGTGNPGLDVSGDGRGCNTSTGTFTVKAIGFDPLGNLSTFWSTFTQHCEGGPSALSGEIYYVTDAVVPALASLVRSDASNGEVSLRWLADGRRSQPARVFRRTRETPWEERTTVMADGSGYLDYTDRDVTAGTRYDYRLGWDSNGATAYGPESWVEVPLELPRTLALEPIQPNPVTGPRLTLAFSLPEAQTASVELVDIAGRSALKRELTGLTAGRHVTSLDELSGLPPGFYVVRLQAGQRSVTRRALLVR